In Phlebotomus papatasi isolate M1 chromosome 1, Ppap_2.1, whole genome shotgun sequence, the following proteins share a genomic window:
- the LOC129802496 gene encoding modifier of mdg4-like isoform X33, with product MADEELFSLCWNNFNTNLSAGFHESLVNGDLVDVTLAAEGQLVKAHRLVLSVCSPYFRKMFTNMPANQHAFVFLKDVTHSALKELIQFMYCGEVNVKQEALPAFISTAEALQIKGLTDSGDSAPPPPSSPTKVATPSHSSASSPSRVRTQQRTVARTTYKMESEDSADERPMIQVHTQKRPAPRQTVALQSIPSTKRTKIETLESPEQVAEASATTRISEKSETAEFIDLPISETLSAKAEPVEEYAEDTAEDIEQEGEATYVEEDTYGDMKYDESYFTENDESNTKPNVSGFGESYTEGDQTVAEAQDKTMKYVRHLTFVSGQRNCPKLVVDGYSFVRNKGNYKCTYWRCSRKRTKGCPAKVVTYPDSTKIYLRNTDHNHEPDCRHFIKGEDE from the exons atggcggatgaagAACTATTTTCTCTGTGTTGGAACAATTTCAACACAAACCTCTCGGCGGGGTTTCATGAATCGCTCGTGAATGGCGATCTTGTGGACGTGACGCTGGCGGCAGAGGGGCAACTCGTCAAAGCGCATCGGCTTGTGCTCTCCGTCTGCTCTCCCTACTTTCGTAAGATGTTCACCAACATGCCCGCCAATCAGCACGCATttg TATTCCTGAAAGATGTGACCCATTCCGCGCTCAAAGAACTCATCCAATTCATGTATTGCGGGGAAGTTAATGTGAAACAAGAAGCCCTGCCAGCATTTATCAGTACAGCAGAGGCTCTTCAGATCAAGGGACTCACTGACTCG GGTGATTCAGCCCCACCACCTCCTAGTTCACCCACCAAAGTTGCAACGCCATCACACTCATCAGCATCATCACCTTCACGGGTCCGCACGCAACAGCGCACTGTTGCAAGAACAACGTACAAAATGGAGTCTGAAGATAGTGCTGACGAGAGGCCGATGATTCAGGTGCATACACAAAAGCGCCCAGCCCCTCGTCAAACAGTAGCCCTTCAGTCAATACCTTCCACCAAGAGGACAAAGATTGAAACACTGGAAAGTCCAGAACAAGTGGCAGAAGCATCGGCAACGACACGGATCTCAGAAAAATCAGAAACGGCAGAATTCATTGATTTGCCAATAAGTGAAACACTATCGGCAAAAGCGGAACCCGTTGAAGAATATGCTGAGGATACGGCTGAGGACATTGAACAGGAAGGCGAGGCTACGTATGTGGAGGAGGACACCTATGGTGACATGAAATACGACGAATCATACTTCACGGAAAACGATGAATCCAACACAAAGCCAAATGTTTCTGGATTTGGAGAAAGCTACACTGAAGGGGATCAAACTGTTGCTGAAGCTCAAG ataaaacaATGAAGTATGTGAGGCACCTGACTTTTGTATCGGGACAGAGAAATTGTCCAAAGTTAGTGGTTGATGGGTATTCTTTTGTGAGAAATAAAGGCAATTACAAGTGTACTTATTGGAGATGCTCTAGGAAGCGCACCAAAGGGTGCCCTGCAAAAGTCGTCACATATCCTGACAGCACAAAGATTTACTTGAGAAATACCGATCACAATCATGAGCCGGATTGCAGACATTTCATCAAAGGGGAAGATGAATAA
- the LOC129802496 gene encoding modifier of mdg4-like isoform X26, protein MADEELFSLCWNNFNTNLSAGFHESLVNGDLVDVTLAAEGQLVKAHRLVLSVCSPYFRKMFTNMPANQHAFVFLKDVTHSALKELIQFMYCGEVNVKQEALPAFISTAEALQIKGLTDSGDSAPPPPSSPTKVATPSHSSASSPSRVRTQQRTVARTTYKMESEDSADERPMIQVHTQKRPAPRQTVALQSIPSTKRTKIETLESPEQVAEASATTRISEKSETAEFIDLPISETLSAKAEPVEEYAEDTAEDIEQEGEATYVEEDTYGDMKYDESYFTENDESNTKPNVSGFGESYTEGDQTVAEAQDFKIDGKSETEEIHFARSMKGRPRLILKGYSYFRNNGNCERTYWLCSRNRYHKCKARVITSSNYREIILKNQVHNHDPDPQIMNNRDGFYVNDV, encoded by the exons atggcggatgaagAACTATTTTCTCTGTGTTGGAACAATTTCAACACAAACCTCTCGGCGGGGTTTCATGAATCGCTCGTGAATGGCGATCTTGTGGACGTGACGCTGGCGGCAGAGGGGCAACTCGTCAAAGCGCATCGGCTTGTGCTCTCCGTCTGCTCTCCCTACTTTCGTAAGATGTTCACCAACATGCCCGCCAATCAGCACGCATttg TATTCCTGAAAGATGTGACCCATTCCGCGCTCAAAGAACTCATCCAATTCATGTATTGCGGGGAAGTTAATGTGAAACAAGAAGCCCTGCCAGCATTTATCAGTACAGCAGAGGCTCTTCAGATCAAGGGACTCACTGACTCG GGTGATTCAGCCCCACCACCTCCTAGTTCACCCACCAAAGTTGCAACGCCATCACACTCATCAGCATCATCACCTTCACGGGTCCGCACGCAACAGCGCACTGTTGCAAGAACAACGTACAAAATGGAGTCTGAAGATAGTGCTGACGAGAGGCCGATGATTCAGGTGCATACACAAAAGCGCCCAGCCCCTCGTCAAACAGTAGCCCTTCAGTCAATACCTTCCACCAAGAGGACAAAGATTGAAACACTGGAAAGTCCAGAACAAGTGGCAGAAGCATCGGCAACGACACGGATCTCAGAAAAATCAGAAACGGCAGAATTCATTGATTTGCCAATAAGTGAAACACTATCGGCAAAAGCGGAACCCGTTGAAGAATATGCTGAGGATACGGCTGAGGACATTGAACAGGAAGGCGAGGCTACGTATGTGGAGGAGGACACCTATGGTGACATGAAATACGACGAATCATACTTCACGGAAAACGATGAATCCAACACAAAGCCAAATGTTTCTGGATTTGGAGAAAGCTACACTGAAGGGGATCAAACTGTTGCTGAAGCTCAAG attttaaaattgacGGCAAATCTGAGACTGAGGAGATACACTTTGCACGAAGCATGAAAGGGCGTCCCAGGTTAATTCTTAAAGGTTACTCATACTTCAGGAACAATGGCAATTGCGAACGAACTTACTGGCTCTGTTCAAGAAATCGCTACCACAAGTGCAAAGCACGCGTCATTACATCTTCAAATTACCGTGAGATTATACTAAAGAATCAAGTGCACAATCATGAtcctgatcctcaaattatgaACAATAGAGATGGATTTTATGTCAATGACGtgtaa
- the LOC129802496 gene encoding modifier of mdg4-like isoform X10: MADEELFSLCWNNFNTNLSAGFHESLVNGDLVDVTLAAEGQLVKAHRLVLSVCSPYFRKMFTNMPANQHAFVFLKDVTHSALKELIQFMYCGEVNVKQEALPAFISTAEALQIKGLTDSGDSAPPPPSSPTKVATPSHSSASSPSRVRTQQRTVARTTYKMESEDSADERPMIQVHTQKRPAPRQTVALQSIPSTKRTKIETLESPEQVAEASATTRISEKSETAEFIDLPISETLSAKAEPVEEYAEDTAEDIEQEGEATYVEEDTYGDMKYDESYFTENDESNTKPNVSGFGESYTEGDQTVAEAQGESTKENDGIVWEFIYSRKMRPMLVFKNNLFYGDVTGNKIYWTCCMSRTQKCRVAFYTVKDCNSMILQRDEVQHKHPPKYTNNPSDKNILRTSNINDIFERFEWMKDVRRSHQY; this comes from the exons atggcggatgaagAACTATTTTCTCTGTGTTGGAACAATTTCAACACAAACCTCTCGGCGGGGTTTCATGAATCGCTCGTGAATGGCGATCTTGTGGACGTGACGCTGGCGGCAGAGGGGCAACTCGTCAAAGCGCATCGGCTTGTGCTCTCCGTCTGCTCTCCCTACTTTCGTAAGATGTTCACCAACATGCCCGCCAATCAGCACGCATttg TATTCCTGAAAGATGTGACCCATTCCGCGCTCAAAGAACTCATCCAATTCATGTATTGCGGGGAAGTTAATGTGAAACAAGAAGCCCTGCCAGCATTTATCAGTACAGCAGAGGCTCTTCAGATCAAGGGACTCACTGACTCG GGTGATTCAGCCCCACCACCTCCTAGTTCACCCACCAAAGTTGCAACGCCATCACACTCATCAGCATCATCACCTTCACGGGTCCGCACGCAACAGCGCACTGTTGCAAGAACAACGTACAAAATGGAGTCTGAAGATAGTGCTGACGAGAGGCCGATGATTCAGGTGCATACACAAAAGCGCCCAGCCCCTCGTCAAACAGTAGCCCTTCAGTCAATACCTTCCACCAAGAGGACAAAGATTGAAACACTGGAAAGTCCAGAACAAGTGGCAGAAGCATCGGCAACGACACGGATCTCAGAAAAATCAGAAACGGCAGAATTCATTGATTTGCCAATAAGTGAAACACTATCGGCAAAAGCGGAACCCGTTGAAGAATATGCTGAGGATACGGCTGAGGACATTGAACAGGAAGGCGAGGCTACGTATGTGGAGGAGGACACCTATGGTGACATGAAATACGACGAATCATACTTCACGGAAAACGATGAATCCAACACAAAGCCAAATGTTTCTGGATTTGGAGAAAGCTACACTGAAGGGGATCAAACTGTTGCTGAAGCTCAAG GTGAGAGTACCAAAGAGAATGATGGCATTGTATGGGAATTTATCTACAGTCGTAAAATGAGGCCTATGCTTgtcttcaaaaataatttattttatggcGATGTTACCGGAAACAAAATATACTGGACCTGCTGTATGTCTAGAACACAAAAATGTCGTGTGGCCTTCTACACAGTAAAAGATTGCAATTCCATGATTTTGCAAAGAGATGAAGTCCAACATAAACATCCTCCTAAGTATACGAATAATCCTTCAGACAAAAATATTCTGAGAACGTCCAACATTAATGATATTTTTGAGAGGTTTGAATGGATGAAAGATGTCAGGCGTAGTCATCAATATTAA
- the LOC129802496 gene encoding modifier of mdg4-like isoform X3 has product MADEELFSLCWNNFNTNLSAGFHESLVNGDLVDVTLAAEGQLVKAHRLVLSVCSPYFRKMFTNMPANQHAFVFLKDVTHSALKELIQFMYCGEVNVKQEALPAFISTAEALQIKGLTDSGDSAPPPPSSPTKVATPSHSSASSPSRVRTQQRTVARTTYKMESEDSADERPMIQVHTQKRPAPRQTVALQSIPSTKRTKIETLESPEQVAEASATTRISEKSETAEFIDLPISETLSAKAEPVEEYAEDTAEDIEQEGEATYVEEDTYGDMKYDESYFTENDESNTKPNVSGFGESYTEGDQTVAEAQGESRKPNDIIWEYVYSREKRPKLVFKNSSFHSRVMKKKIYWACHMAKKTLCPAKFMTKKNLNCIFFEKNSIDHNHPPEYINMSMDKNILRTTNINDIFEMFEKFENAQRKSEKKPQVKVQNFSTKQEIDCQRTNPDLI; this is encoded by the exons atggcggatgaagAACTATTTTCTCTGTGTTGGAACAATTTCAACACAAACCTCTCGGCGGGGTTTCATGAATCGCTCGTGAATGGCGATCTTGTGGACGTGACGCTGGCGGCAGAGGGGCAACTCGTCAAAGCGCATCGGCTTGTGCTCTCCGTCTGCTCTCCCTACTTTCGTAAGATGTTCACCAACATGCCCGCCAATCAGCACGCATttg TATTCCTGAAAGATGTGACCCATTCCGCGCTCAAAGAACTCATCCAATTCATGTATTGCGGGGAAGTTAATGTGAAACAAGAAGCCCTGCCAGCATTTATCAGTACAGCAGAGGCTCTTCAGATCAAGGGACTCACTGACTCG GGTGATTCAGCCCCACCACCTCCTAGTTCACCCACCAAAGTTGCAACGCCATCACACTCATCAGCATCATCACCTTCACGGGTCCGCACGCAACAGCGCACTGTTGCAAGAACAACGTACAAAATGGAGTCTGAAGATAGTGCTGACGAGAGGCCGATGATTCAGGTGCATACACAAAAGCGCCCAGCCCCTCGTCAAACAGTAGCCCTTCAGTCAATACCTTCCACCAAGAGGACAAAGATTGAAACACTGGAAAGTCCAGAACAAGTGGCAGAAGCATCGGCAACGACACGGATCTCAGAAAAATCAGAAACGGCAGAATTCATTGATTTGCCAATAAGTGAAACACTATCGGCAAAAGCGGAACCCGTTGAAGAATATGCTGAGGATACGGCTGAGGACATTGAACAGGAAGGCGAGGCTACGTATGTGGAGGAGGACACCTATGGTGACATGAAATACGACGAATCATACTTCACGGAAAACGATGAATCCAACACAAAGCCAAATGTTTCTGGATTTGGAGAAAGCTACACTGAAGGGGATCAAACTGTTGCTGAAGCTCAAG gtGAAAGTCGCAAACCAAATGACATTATTTGGGAATATGTCTACAGTCGTGAGAAGAGACCTAAATTAGTCTTTAAAAATAGCTCATTTCACAGTAGAGtcatgaaaaagaaaatatattgggCATGCCATATGGCTAAGAAAACGCTATGTCCTGCAAAATTcatgacaaagaaaaatttaaattgtatattctttgaaaaaaatagtattGATCACAATCATCCACCTGAGTATATTAATATGTCtatggataaaaatattctgAGGACCACAAATATTAATGATATTTTTGAGATGTTTGAAAAGTTTGAAAATGCTCAACGAAAAAGTGAAAAGAAACCTCAAGTCAAAGTACAGAATTTCAGTACCAAACAAGAAATTGATTGTCAAAGAACAAATCCCGAtctcatttaa
- the LOC129802496 gene encoding modifier of mdg4-like isoform X7 — MADEELFSLCWNNFNTNLSAGFHESLVNGDLVDVTLAAEGQLVKAHRLVLSVCSPYFRKMFTNMPANQHAFVFLKDVTHSALKELIQFMYCGEVNVKQEALPAFISTAEALQIKGLTDSGDSAPPPPSSPTKVATPSHSSASSPSRVRTQQRTVARTTYKMESEDSADERPMIQVHTQKRPAPRQTVALQSIPSTKRTKIETLESPEQVAEASATTRISEKSETAEFIDLPISETLSAKAEPVEEYAEDTAEDIEQEGEATYVEEDTYGDMKYDESYFTENDESNTKPNVSGFGESYTEGDQTVAEAQGEKSKEYDGITWEFVYSRVKRPKLVFKNNSFLSKVMADRIYWSCHMLKKTRCTAKFLTKKNFNSIFFEKNGIEHNHPPEYTNISTEQAIMRTSNINDIFQMFENTQKRYMTEVKPHNF, encoded by the exons atggcggatgaagAACTATTTTCTCTGTGTTGGAACAATTTCAACACAAACCTCTCGGCGGGGTTTCATGAATCGCTCGTGAATGGCGATCTTGTGGACGTGACGCTGGCGGCAGAGGGGCAACTCGTCAAAGCGCATCGGCTTGTGCTCTCCGTCTGCTCTCCCTACTTTCGTAAGATGTTCACCAACATGCCCGCCAATCAGCACGCATttg TATTCCTGAAAGATGTGACCCATTCCGCGCTCAAAGAACTCATCCAATTCATGTATTGCGGGGAAGTTAATGTGAAACAAGAAGCCCTGCCAGCATTTATCAGTACAGCAGAGGCTCTTCAGATCAAGGGACTCACTGACTCG GGTGATTCAGCCCCACCACCTCCTAGTTCACCCACCAAAGTTGCAACGCCATCACACTCATCAGCATCATCACCTTCACGGGTCCGCACGCAACAGCGCACTGTTGCAAGAACAACGTACAAAATGGAGTCTGAAGATAGTGCTGACGAGAGGCCGATGATTCAGGTGCATACACAAAAGCGCCCAGCCCCTCGTCAAACAGTAGCCCTTCAGTCAATACCTTCCACCAAGAGGACAAAGATTGAAACACTGGAAAGTCCAGAACAAGTGGCAGAAGCATCGGCAACGACACGGATCTCAGAAAAATCAGAAACGGCAGAATTCATTGATTTGCCAATAAGTGAAACACTATCGGCAAAAGCGGAACCCGTTGAAGAATATGCTGAGGATACGGCTGAGGACATTGAACAGGAAGGCGAGGCTACGTATGTGGAGGAGGACACCTATGGTGACATGAAATACGACGAATCATACTTCACGGAAAACGATGAATCCAACACAAAGCCAAATGTTTCTGGATTTGGAGAAAGCTACACTGAAGGGGATCAAACTGTTGCTGAAGCTCAAG gggaAAAATCCAAAGAATACGATGGAATAACTTGGGAATTTGTCTACAGTCGCGTTAAGAGACCAAAGTTAGTcttcaaaaataattcatttctcAGCAAAGTTATGGCAGATAGAATTTACTGGTCGTGTCATATGTTGAAGAAAACTCGATGCACTGCAAAATTcttaacaaagaaaaatttcaatagcatattttttgaaaaaaatggcaTTGAGCACAATCATCCACCGGAGTATACGAATATTTCAACAGAACAGGCTATTATGAGAACTTCCAATATTaatgatatttttcaaatgtttgaaaataCTCAAAAAAGATATATGACTGAAGTGAAACCTCataatttctaa
- the LOC129802496 gene encoding modifier of mdg4-like isoform X8 — protein sequence MADEELFSLCWNNFNTNLSAGFHESLVNGDLVDVTLAAEGQLVKAHRLVLSVCSPYFRKMFTNMPANQHAFVFLKDVTHSALKELIQFMYCGEVNVKQEALPAFISTAEALQIKGLTDSGDSAPPPPSSPTKVATPSHSSASSPSRVRTQQRTVARTTYKMESEDSADERPMIQVHTQKRPAPRQTVALQSIPSTKRTKIETLESPEQVAEASATTRISEKSETAEFIDLPISETLSAKAEPVEEYAEDTAEDIEQEGEATYVEEDTYGDMKYDESYFTENDESNTKPNVSGFGESYTEGDQTVAEAQDEILLPFNPKFPQTTHVLWHQKLEFVRGQRGHQLLVFDGYCFSKNNTSLNTTYWTCRYKSLTKGYCRARLMTTQTDEKNDLHRITVTKPHHNHEPTRRMQRKYKEDHYNTMHNIY from the exons atggcggatgaagAACTATTTTCTCTGTGTTGGAACAATTTCAACACAAACCTCTCGGCGGGGTTTCATGAATCGCTCGTGAATGGCGATCTTGTGGACGTGACGCTGGCGGCAGAGGGGCAACTCGTCAAAGCGCATCGGCTTGTGCTCTCCGTCTGCTCTCCCTACTTTCGTAAGATGTTCACCAACATGCCCGCCAATCAGCACGCATttg TATTCCTGAAAGATGTGACCCATTCCGCGCTCAAAGAACTCATCCAATTCATGTATTGCGGGGAAGTTAATGTGAAACAAGAAGCCCTGCCAGCATTTATCAGTACAGCAGAGGCTCTTCAGATCAAGGGACTCACTGACTCG GGTGATTCAGCCCCACCACCTCCTAGTTCACCCACCAAAGTTGCAACGCCATCACACTCATCAGCATCATCACCTTCACGGGTCCGCACGCAACAGCGCACTGTTGCAAGAACAACGTACAAAATGGAGTCTGAAGATAGTGCTGACGAGAGGCCGATGATTCAGGTGCATACACAAAAGCGCCCAGCCCCTCGTCAAACAGTAGCCCTTCAGTCAATACCTTCCACCAAGAGGACAAAGATTGAAACACTGGAAAGTCCAGAACAAGTGGCAGAAGCATCGGCAACGACACGGATCTCAGAAAAATCAGAAACGGCAGAATTCATTGATTTGCCAATAAGTGAAACACTATCGGCAAAAGCGGAACCCGTTGAAGAATATGCTGAGGATACGGCTGAGGACATTGAACAGGAAGGCGAGGCTACGTATGTGGAGGAGGACACCTATGGTGACATGAAATACGACGAATCATACTTCACGGAAAACGATGAATCCAACACAAAGCCAAATGTTTCTGGATTTGGAGAAAGCTACACTGAAGGGGATCAAACTGTTGCTGAAGCTCAAG ATGAAATACTATTACCATTTAATCCAAAATTTCCCCAAACAACTCATGTACTGTGGCATCAAAAGTTGGAATTTGTGCGTGGACAACGAGGACATCAATTACTTGTATTTGATGGTTATTGCTTCTCTAAAAATAATACTTCCCTCAATACCACTTACTGGACCTGTCGGTATAAGTCACTCACTAAGGGTTATTGCAGGGCGCGTTTAATGACCACGCAAACAGATGAGAAGAATGATTTGCATCGCATAACAGTTACGAAACCACACCACAATCATGAGCCAACAAGGAGAATGCAGAGGAAATACAAAGAAGATCACTATAATACTATGCATAATATCTACTAA
- the LOC129802496 gene encoding modifier of mdg4-like isoform X45, with the protein MADEELFSLCWNNFNTNLSAGFHESLVNGDLVDVTLAAEGQLVKAHRLVLSVCSPYFRKMFTNMPANQHAFVFLKDVTHSALKELIQFMYCGEVNVKQEALPAFISTAEALQIKGLTDSGDSAPPPPSSPTKVATPSHSSASSPSRVRTQQRTVARTTYKMESEDSADERPMIQVHTQKRPAPRQTVALQSIPSTKRTKIETLESPEQVAEASATTRISEKSETAEFIDLPISETLSAKAEPVEEYAEDTAEDIEQEGEATYVEEDTYGDMKYDESYFTENDESNTKPNVSGFGESYTEGDQTVAEAQDNLYYGKWVQQLHYMQIGD; encoded by the exons atggcggatgaagAACTATTTTCTCTGTGTTGGAACAATTTCAACACAAACCTCTCGGCGGGGTTTCATGAATCGCTCGTGAATGGCGATCTTGTGGACGTGACGCTGGCGGCAGAGGGGCAACTCGTCAAAGCGCATCGGCTTGTGCTCTCCGTCTGCTCTCCCTACTTTCGTAAGATGTTCACCAACATGCCCGCCAATCAGCACGCATttg TATTCCTGAAAGATGTGACCCATTCCGCGCTCAAAGAACTCATCCAATTCATGTATTGCGGGGAAGTTAATGTGAAACAAGAAGCCCTGCCAGCATTTATCAGTACAGCAGAGGCTCTTCAGATCAAGGGACTCACTGACTCG GGTGATTCAGCCCCACCACCTCCTAGTTCACCCACCAAAGTTGCAACGCCATCACACTCATCAGCATCATCACCTTCACGGGTCCGCACGCAACAGCGCACTGTTGCAAGAACAACGTACAAAATGGAGTCTGAAGATAGTGCTGACGAGAGGCCGATGATTCAGGTGCATACACAAAAGCGCCCAGCCCCTCGTCAAACAGTAGCCCTTCAGTCAATACCTTCCACCAAGAGGACAAAGATTGAAACACTGGAAAGTCCAGAACAAGTGGCAGAAGCATCGGCAACGACACGGATCTCAGAAAAATCAGAAACGGCAGAATTCATTGATTTGCCAATAAGTGAAACACTATCGGCAAAAGCGGAACCCGTTGAAGAATATGCTGAGGATACGGCTGAGGACATTGAACAGGAAGGCGAGGCTACGTATGTGGAGGAGGACACCTATGGTGACATGAAATACGACGAATCATACTTCACGGAAAACGATGAATCCAACACAAAGCCAAATGTTTCTGGATTTGGAGAAAGCTACACTGAAGGGGATCAAACTGTTGCTGAAGCTCAAG
- the LOC129802496 gene encoding modifier of mdg4-like isoform X11 encodes MADEELFSLCWNNFNTNLSAGFHESLVNGDLVDVTLAAEGQLVKAHRLVLSVCSPYFRKMFTNMPANQHAFVFLKDVTHSALKELIQFMYCGEVNVKQEALPAFISTAEALQIKGLTDSGDSAPPPPSSPTKVATPSHSSASSPSRVRTQQRTVARTTYKMESEDSADERPMIQVHTQKRPAPRQTVALQSIPSTKRTKIETLESPEQVAEASATTRISEKSETAEFIDLPISETLSAKAEPVEEYAEDTAEDIEQEGEATYVEEDTYGDMKYDESYFTENDESNTKPNVSGFGESYTEGDQTVAEAQDPSDFPIEYVSSIKGSFQLCLDGYPFTRHRSRGETIYWRCVQFKPLGCRARLRTRRNGKQLEIVDSHHNHKIQTERRKKGSLKALYDERKQKLLESKSNVTTQKSGGVTNN; translated from the exons atggcggatgaagAACTATTTTCTCTGTGTTGGAACAATTTCAACACAAACCTCTCGGCGGGGTTTCATGAATCGCTCGTGAATGGCGATCTTGTGGACGTGACGCTGGCGGCAGAGGGGCAACTCGTCAAAGCGCATCGGCTTGTGCTCTCCGTCTGCTCTCCCTACTTTCGTAAGATGTTCACCAACATGCCCGCCAATCAGCACGCATttg TATTCCTGAAAGATGTGACCCATTCCGCGCTCAAAGAACTCATCCAATTCATGTATTGCGGGGAAGTTAATGTGAAACAAGAAGCCCTGCCAGCATTTATCAGTACAGCAGAGGCTCTTCAGATCAAGGGACTCACTGACTCG GGTGATTCAGCCCCACCACCTCCTAGTTCACCCACCAAAGTTGCAACGCCATCACACTCATCAGCATCATCACCTTCACGGGTCCGCACGCAACAGCGCACTGTTGCAAGAACAACGTACAAAATGGAGTCTGAAGATAGTGCTGACGAGAGGCCGATGATTCAGGTGCATACACAAAAGCGCCCAGCCCCTCGTCAAACAGTAGCCCTTCAGTCAATACCTTCCACCAAGAGGACAAAGATTGAAACACTGGAAAGTCCAGAACAAGTGGCAGAAGCATCGGCAACGACACGGATCTCAGAAAAATCAGAAACGGCAGAATTCATTGATTTGCCAATAAGTGAAACACTATCGGCAAAAGCGGAACCCGTTGAAGAATATGCTGAGGATACGGCTGAGGACATTGAACAGGAAGGCGAGGCTACGTATGTGGAGGAGGACACCTATGGTGACATGAAATACGACGAATCATACTTCACGGAAAACGATGAATCCAACACAAAGCCAAATGTTTCTGGATTTGGAGAAAGCTACACTGAAGGGGATCAAACTGTTGCTGAAGCTCAAG ACCCATCGGACTTTCCAATTGAGTATGTGAGTAGTATTAAAGGAAGTTTTCAACTCTGCTTAGATGGCTATCCTTTTACGCGACATCGAAGTCGAGGAGAAACAATATATTGGCGTTGTGTCCAATTCAAGCCACTGGG TTGCAGAGCAAGACTGCGAACACGTCGCAATGGAAAACAATTGGAAATTGTTGATAGTCATCACAATCACAAAATTCAAACAGAAAGACGCAAGAAAGGATCACTAAAAGCTCTGTATGATGAAAGGAAGCAGAAACTGCTCGAATCAAAGTCTAATGTTACGACTCAAAAATCGGGAGGGGTTacgaataattaa